A stretch of the Acyrthosiphon pisum isolate AL4f chromosome A2, pea_aphid_22Mar2018_4r6ur, whole genome shotgun sequence genome encodes the following:
- the LOC100570726 gene encoding uncharacterized protein PFB0145c has protein sequence MAQTSKDKIDQEKIKINEVGKTFFEIQFDAKEKIITRLNDEIKDFNNKNEKFKGKTNRLNKKLKDDYEYLKKILDEKTNFKKQLKEEIAQLKQEFDSMDEKGISKLKEQHDEFIREAGKYKSITAIYVGRLNKLHEFSKQEKILEQKYTDIKEQNVITDKNYYIALKNLEENKYKSEQISKINMLKRCVDFLLHMKKQSLAVECPVEGASTKEVLDLKEMVNIGNKQNAIHEQKVLNLKEENKLLNDALKKLSKSNREKITQNIIDDYLKKKNYVDLRPYNTRQDVRILGSKLTNAKNFPGIQRQDKHKVKVGHAARISFVAKVDSDDAEMQAVDRNLHAAQVKLRDTLSANELLNRRIWKAQDVLLSVYEKAAVHLEEIKSNTDDSKEKMNDFIQNLEKDLRTI, from the exons ATGGCTCAGACAAGTAAAGATAAAATTGatcaagaaaaaattaaaataaatgaagtgGGCAAGACATTTTTTGAAATCCAATTTGATgctaaagaaaaaattattaccag GTTGAATGATGAAATCAaagatttcaataataaaaacgagAAGTTTAAAGGTAAAACCaatcgtttaaataaaaaattgaaagatgattacgaatatttaaaaaagattttggacgagaaaactaattttaaaaaacaattaaaggAGGAAATTGCTCAGCTAAAACAA GAATTCGATTCTATGGATGAAAAGGGCATAAGTAAATTAAAAGAGCAACACGATGAATTCATTAGAGAAGCCGGAAAATATAAATCGATTACTGCTATATACG TGGGAAGATTAAATAAGTTGCATGAATTTTCCAAACAAGAAAAAATACTCGAACAGAAATACACAGATATTAAAGAACAGAATGTAATCAcggataaaaactattatattgcaTTGAAAAATCTCGAggagaataaatataaaagtgaacaaat tTCTAAAATAAACATGTTGAAACGATGTGTAGATTTTTTACTGCACATGAAAAAACAATCATTGGCTGTTGAATGTCCCGTCGAAGGGGCGAGTACCAAAGAGGTCCTCGATCTTAAAGAAAtg GTGAACATAGGCAATAAACAGAACGCGATTCACGAACAAAAAGTTCTCAATTTGAAggaagaaaataaattacttaacgATGCACTTAAAAAGTTATCGAAATCGAACCGAGAAAAaatcacacaaaatattattgatgattattTGAAGAAGAAAAAC TACGTCGACCTGAGGCCTTACAATACTCGACAGGATGTGAGAATTTTGGGAAGTAAACTGACGAACGCGAAGAATTTTCCAGGAATACAGCGGCAAGATAAGCATAAAGTTAAGGTAGGGCACGCGGCTCGAATATCTTTCGTGGCCAAAGTCGACAGTGACGATGCCGAAATGCAAGCCGTGGACCGTAACTTGCATGCGGCCCAGGTGAAGTTGCGTGACACTCTGTCTGCCAACGAGTTGTTGAATCGTCGGATTTGGAAGGCTCAGGACGTGTTGTTAAGTGTTTACGAGAAAGCGGCGGTTCATTTGGAAGAG ATAAAATCTAATACAGACGACTCCAAGGAAAAGATGaatgattttattcaaaatttggaAAAAGATTTAAGAACGATTTGA